In Topomyia yanbarensis strain Yona2022 chromosome 2, ASM3024719v1, whole genome shotgun sequence, one DNA window encodes the following:
- the LOC131683448 gene encoding uncharacterized protein LOC131683448: protein MPPQNSIELTSKPDTENATKKVQNGNANTAAKLTKNAEPPTTSVIVPPDGGWGWVVMVASFLCNTVVDGIVFSAGMFQDPIRLDFGVGKAEVALVSSLLSGFYLLTGPFVSALANRWGFRPVTILGAVIASVGFGLSYFGNSLGYLYITYGVIGGIGFCFIYVPSVITVGYYFEKWRALATGIALCGSGVGTFVFAPLSSILINELGWRGALLAQSAIILLCAVFGCMFRPLQPVQVTITKDEDTPAEKGTLLGEGLPIVYTKPLPEGRFAYSVPNSSHSTWMGASPNTLYPTAAEVFRGSGHNLERRPSNHSGLLTNENIQTTTKKLEQLSKMQKKLSGQVTPEDTIQAPRFPLPHHELNTVGEAAEEEETENGTLLTGDHKPVPSVASTAARQRSHTISGRRPNESGSRQGSRRGTLTDGTRPMYRDDIFFTGSLVRIPQYQSQTSLGYHMSVTRLPTQNDVEEAEEQTCKICPEAVRRTLATMLDMTLLRSPSFMLLAISGFFTMMGFFVPFMYITQRAVSGGMDPQISLFIVSAIGISNTIARIVCGFLSSFKSVNALHLNNVAITMGGIATMLSGVYITEAMQFTYAGIFGIAIACFSALRSILVVDLMGLEKLTNAFGILCLFQGLAAVIGAPIAGFFTDLTGSYNVSFYISGALITISAVLCYPLSYVNKWEKNRAAKKTLAAV from the exons ATGCCACCTCAGAATTCGATCGAGCTGACATCGAAGCCGGACACCGAGAACGCCACCAAAAAGGTTCAAAATGGCAACGCAAATACCGCTGCGAAGCTCACGAAGAATGCGGAGCCGCCGACGACATCGGTCATCGTTCCACCGGACGGCGGATGGGGATGGGTTGTGATGGTTGCGTCATTCCTGTGCAACACTGTCGTCGATGGTATTGTGTTTAGCGCCGGTATGTTCCAAGATCCCATTCGACTTGATTTTGGTGTTGGAAAAGCTGAG GTCGCATTAGTAAGCTCCTTGCTCAGTGGATTTTATTTGCTCACTGGACCATTTGTCAGCGCTCTGGCGAATCGGTGGGGATTCCGGCCTGTGACTATTCTTGGTGCTGTAATAGCATCAGTTGGTTTCGGTTTGTCGTACTTTGGAAACAGTCTAGGATATTTGTATATCACCTATGGAGTTATTGGTGGTATTGGTTTCTGCttcatatatgtaccatctGTGATTACCGTTGGATATTACTTTGAAAAGTGGCGAGCATTGGCAACCGGAATTGCTCTTTGCGGATCCGGAGTCGGTACATTTGTAtttgcacctctcagctcgatTCTTATAAATGAACTTGGATGGAGAGGAGCCCTTCTGGCACAATCTGCTATTATTCTTTTGTGTGCTGTATTTGGATGCATGTTCAGGCCACTGCAACCTGTACAGGTCACTATCACTAAGGATGAAGATACTCCAGCTGAGAAAGGAACCTTATTAGGCGAAGGGCTTCCCATAGTTTATACTAAACCATTGCCAGAGGGTCGATTCGCTTATTCCGTACCAAACAGCTCCCATAGCACGTGGATGGGTGCAAGTCCTAATACCCTATATCCCACAGCTGCTGAGGTCTTTCGAGGTAGTGGCCATAACTTAGAACGGAGGCCATCGAATCACTCTGGTCTGCTGACGAATGAAAACATCCAAACCACAACGAAGAAATTAGAGCAACTGTCCAAAATGCAAAAGAAACTTTCTGGACAGGTGACGCCTGAAGACACAATACAAGCTCCTAGATTCCCGCTCCCTCATCACGAATTGAATACTGTTGGTGAGGCCGCTGAGGAAGAAGAAACCGAAAATGGAACATTGCTCACTGGCGACCATAAGCCAGTCCCATCTGTCGCTTCAACAGCAGCACGGCAGCGAAGTCACACGATATCTGGACGTAGACCTAACGAATCGGGATCTCGTCAAGGTAGCCGTCGTGGTACACTGACCGACGGAACCCGCCCGATGTATCGAGATGACATCTTCTTCACCGGATCACTAGTACGCATACCGCAATACCAATCGCAGACATCACTGGGATATCACATGTCCGTTACCCGTCTACCAACGCAAAATGATGTTGAAGAAGCAGAGGAGCAGACGTGTAAAATATGCCCAGAGGCAGTCAGGCGTACGTTGGCCACTATGTTAGACATGACATTATTAAGATCTCCTTCTTTCATGCTGCTTGCCATTAGCGGATTTTTCACCATGATGGGATTCTTCGTGCCGTTCATGTACATCACTCAAAGGGCCGTTTCGGGTGGAATGGATCCGCAGATTTCGCTATTTATCGTTTCAGCAATTG GTATTTCGAATACAATTGCCAGGATTGTTTGTGGATTTCTCAGCTCATTTAAAAGTGTTAACGCATTACATCTTAACAATGTTGCTATCACTATGGGAGGAATCGCAACGATGCTTAGTGGGGTTTACATTACGGAAGCTATGCAGTTTACTTATGCTGGTATCTTCGGTATCGCGATAG CATGCTTTTCGGCTCTTCGTTCCATACTTGTCGTTGATTTAATGGGCTTGGAAAAGCTTACCAACGCATTCGGGATCCTGTGTTTGTTCCAAGGCTTAGCAGCAGTTATTGGTGCACCTATTGCCG GTTTCTTCACCGACCTTACTGGAAGTTATAACGTATCGTTCTACATCAGTGGAGCCTTGATTACGATCTCGGCAGTACTGTGCTACCCACTGAGCTACGTAAATAAATGGGAGAAAAACCGGGCCGCGAAAAAGACTTTGGCAGCAGTGTAG